One stretch of Paenibacillus sp. AN1007 DNA includes these proteins:
- the ytxJ gene encoding bacillithiol system redox-active protein YtxJ: protein MEKKVNHQALWLAVGVALGVSIGTATGQIGLGIAFGAALGVVIGSVVSKRTGADSHEMLSEHVLELHKLQDWGEALQRSQEHPVLLLKHSTTCPVSARAYREFMAFVGTNASDPKQTMEYRMVKVIENRPLSRHIAEETEVRHESPQVLLLDQGQVIKHTSHGQITKKRLTQWAENPFG, encoded by the coding sequence ATGGAGAAAAAGGTGAATCATCAAGCCCTTTGGCTGGCAGTTGGGGTGGCCCTTGGGGTTAGTATCGGTACAGCGACCGGGCAGATTGGACTGGGCATTGCCTTCGGTGCTGCTCTTGGCGTTGTCATCGGTTCGGTGGTCAGCAAACGGACGGGTGCTGATTCCCATGAGATGTTAAGCGAGCATGTTCTGGAACTGCACAAGCTGCAGGACTGGGGAGAGGCCCTTCAACGCTCGCAGGAGCATCCAGTGCTTTTGCTGAAACACAGCACAACTTGTCCCGTCAGTGCACGAGCATATAGAGAGTTTATGGCTTTTGTCGGCACGAATGCATCTGATCCCAAACAGACGATGGAATATCGGATGGTGAAAGTTATTGAGAATCGTCCGTTATCCCGCCACATTGCGGAAGAGACCGAGGTTCGCCATGAATCCCCGCAGGTGCTGCTGCTCGACCAAGGGCAGGTCATCAAACACACTTCACATGGACAGATCACCAAAAAACGACTGACGCAGTGGGCGGAGAATCCATTTGGGTGA